From one Triticum urartu cultivar G1812 chromosome 3, Tu2.1, whole genome shotgun sequence genomic stretch:
- the LOC125548114 gene encoding 40S ribosomal protein S3-3-like — MKFKDGYMISSGQPVNEYIDATVRHVLLRHGVLGIKMKIMLDWDPKGKLGPTTPLPDLVTIHPLKEEDELRPPALVEV; from the exons ATGAAGTTCAAGGACGGGTACATGATCTCATCTGGTCAGCCCGTCAACGAGTACATTGATGCTACAGTTAGGCACGTTCTTCTCAGACAT GGCGTTCTTGGTATCAAGATGAAGATTATGCTTGACTGGGACCCCAAGGGCAAGCTTGGCCCTACCACCCCGCTGCCTGACCTCGTCACCATCCACCCCCTAAAGGAGGAGGATGAGCTGCGCCCACCGGCTTTGGTTGAGGTCTAA
- the LOC125543181 gene encoding ATP-dependent 6-phosphofructokinase 6-like, which yields MESVGVAPAPAAVAVAEQKMKLLEPRKEPLASSAAAAAAKAPCKWAMKKKLVGGDAGYVLEDVPHLTDYMPELPTYPNPLQDNPAYSVVKQYFVNTDDTVTQKIVVRKNSARGTHFRRAGPRQRVYFQPDEVNAAIVTCGGLCPGLNTVIRELVCGLYDMYGVTSVVGIEGGYKGFYSRNTVTLTPKSVNDIHKRGGTILGTSRGGHDTAKIVDSLQDRGINQVYIIGGDGTQQGASVIYEEVRRRGLKCAVVGVPKTIDNDIAVIDKSFGFDTAVEEAQRAINAAHVEAESAENGIGVVKLMGRNSGFIAMYATLASRDVDCCLIPESPFYLEGKGGLLEFVEKRLKDSGHMVIVVAEGAGQDLIAQSMNFVDTQDASGNKLLLDVGLWLSQKIKDHFKKKTNFPITLKYIDPTYMIRAVRSNASDNVYCTLLAHSALHGAMAGYSGFTVAPVNGRHAYIPFYRITEKQNKVVITDRMWARVLCSTNQPCFLSHEDVENMKHDDDERHHLHNTQLLDGSPAKCSPNCNGSAGAE from the exons ATGGAGTCCGTCGGCGTCGCCCCTGCCCccgcggcggtggcggtggcggagcAGAAGATGAAGCTTCTCGAGCCGCGGAAGGAGCCCCtcgcctcctccgccgccgcggccgccgccaAGGCGCCGTGCAAGTGggcgatgaagaagaagctcgtGGGCGGCGACGCCGGCTACGTGCTCGAGGACGTGCCCCACCTCACCGACTACATGCCCGAGCTCCCG ACGTACCCGAATCCTCTCCAGGACAACCCTGCCTACTCGGTCGTCAA GCAGTACTTCGTCAACACGGACGACACCGTCACGCAAAAG ATTGTTGTTCGTAAGAACAGTGCAAGAGGCACCCACTTCCGGCGCGCCGGGCCGCGGCAGAGGGTCTACTTCCAGCCCGATGAGGTGAACGCGGCCATCGTCACCTGCGGCGGCCTCTGCCCCGGGCTCAACACGGTCATCCGCGAGCTCGTGTGCGGGTTGTATGACATGTACGGTGTCACCAGCGTCGTTGGCATAGAG GGTGGGTACAAGGGCTTCTATTCTCGAAACACCGTTACATTGACACCCAAATCAGTGAATGAcatccacaagagaggggggaccATTCTTGGAACTTCAAGGGGTGGACATGACACTGCCAAAATTGTGGATAGTCTTCAGGACCGTGGCATTAACCAGGTCTACATCATTGGAGGTGATGGTACTCAGCAAGGCGCTTCCGTAATTTATGAG GAAGTCCGTAGACGGGGCCTCAAATGTGCAGTGGTCGGTGTCCCAAAGACCATCGATAATGATATTGCG GTGATTGATAAATCTTTTGGATTTGACACTGCTGTGGAGGAGGCTCAGAGAGCTATCAACGCTGCTCATGTTGAAGCTGAAAGTGCAGAGaatggcattggtgttgtgaagctaATGGGCCGCAACAGTG GGTTCATCGCAATGTATGCTACTCTAGCTAGTCGTGACGTG GATTGTTGCTTAATCCCAGAGTCTCCATTCTACCTTGAAGGGAAAGGAGGCCTCCTTGAGTTCGTCGAGAAACGGCTCAAGGACAGTGGTCATATGGTCATTGTGGTGGCCGAGGGTGCTGGCCAAGATCTCATCGCCCAAAGCATGAACTTTGTGGACACTCAGGATGCTTCTGGAAATAAGCTGCTTCTGGATGTTGGCCTTTGGCTATCCCAGAAGATCAAG GATCatttcaagaagaagactaacttCCCCATAACTCTCAAGTACATTGACCCGACATACATGATCCGCGCGGTCCGGTCAAACGCCTCCGACAACGTCTACTGCACCCTGCTTGCGCACAGCGCCCTCCATGGCGCCATGGCAGGATACAGTGGCTTCACCGTCGCGCCCGTGAACGGCAGACACGCTTACATCCCTTTCTAT AGAATCACCGAGAAGCAGAACAAGGTCGTGATCACTGACAGGATGTGGGCGAGGGTGCTGTGCTCGACGAACCAGCCCTGCTTCCTGAGCCACGAGGATGTCGAGAACATGAAGCACGACGACGATGAGCGCCACCACCTGCACAACACGCAGCTCCTCGACGGCTCACCGGCGAAGTGCTCACCCAACTGCAATGGATCCGCTGGAGCAGAGTGA